The Aedes albopictus strain Foshan chromosome 1, AalbF5, whole genome shotgun sequence genomic interval CTGTTCTTTCCGCTCTTTCGGTCTCTTCTATGAGCGGTCAATGACGACCTCAAattctacactcagccaaataatctTAAGATTACCATGAGGCCTAACTTATGAAACGCCCTTTAAATAAATCATaataattcgaatgaatttcataaggtcgctctatGACAAAAAAAATCGTCACACAACttggcttttttttttatttttatttatgtgtattttaacataacgctaattctacactcaaagtTTGACTTTTATacatgttaaccctctaatacccaatcccgcctttagacggggtatagtttgagcatttttgtaatttttgtttcgtggaaaatcatttttttttatatttttggttgatatttagaactgttctgtacactcagcgaaaaaaactagcgaaattcatcgaaataccttatgaaaatttgctataactaattcttatggatgacataagaataccttatgaaaattgatcgtgctatgacaaatttcataagatagatttatgaaaagaacaaaaaaatcttgaaatgatgcagactggattcgatccatgaacgtcgagatcatcgagcccgtgttttatccacacggctaccgacgtttGAGAAAACCAtgatgctaaacatgaataaaagccaagctgtgaaacGATTTTacatcatagagtgaccttatgaaatttatccgaatcattatgatTTATTTAAAGgctgtttcataagttgggccttatggaaatcttaaggttatttggctgagtgtatatctcaaaatggtttttggtgtattttagcgtatttacatttttttaaaatcattgaaaaattgatattttagtcaccttttagaagtcattgtttattttgtattgaatcgctacaattaacatattttatttttttcccaaatcattttatCCTTGTTTAGTACTttgagggaatcgaatacactctaaaattattttccttaaaattacacggaaaataaaattttctgcgaaaaaaaattgaaatattaatatttcaacatttatcataaaatctcaaaatgttttcatctcaaaaaatctgttccccaaattggcttccaggaaaaatataaaagtgtggggatgttcaaaaataaaaattagaaaaatcaaaaactgaaattcacgaaatcgagaattaaaaagaatcataatCCAAAACATGTTcatatcgattttagatgacaaaaaatgatatttagatcaaaatcaaaaatttgggtattagagggttaagcaatatggtattctcaagcgtcggtagccgtgagGATTAAACACGAGCTCGGTAATCTCGATGTTCAtcgatcgaatccagtctgcatcctttaagatttttttgctcttttcattagtctatcttatgaaatttgtcaaaaCTTATGTCATCCAAAATTTTTAATAATTATAGCAAAaagtcataaggtattttgatgaattttgttATGGATCTTTCAACATTTCAGTGGTGCATAACATTTTAACAGATTGAATTTGTTATTGGAGTCTTCAAGTTTGGTCTGTAATGCCTTTCTATGTATGATTGTACGACGGTCTGTGTGATTTTCTATGAGTTAATCAATAGATTAGACTCAATTTCATTAGACGTAATTTTATTTAAATGATTACAATTTGTTTCAGCTTTACCCGCAGTAAGATACAGCGAAGGAGTGCCAAATTTTAATGCCCCTCAAAGCACTGTTCCAAACGGAAGCGATTTGCCACGTAAGTATCATTATACCAAAGTATCAATCAGACCATCCAAATCGAAAAAAGTTtaccaccctcattcttgtttacggacgtatccactttcgaacgtttttggttcgatcgaatcagtaggccatttgattttgctggcgtaaacgggaatgcgaacgattttcgttcgaaagtggattcgatcgaaaacaaaaaTGAGGTTCGATTGACCGAACGTAAAACATAATTCAAAAAATCACACTCCACAATTTTATAATGTAATATTCATCATATTTTGCATTGAAAGTCTTGAATTGAGCTGCATTTTGGGTCTGGCTTAaatggttatttatgcaacaagttgcaaaatgatatttttttcagcacgagtcgtacatttatccaacgaggcttgccgagttggataaatacgacgagtgctgaaaaaatcgagttttgcaacgagttgcatacaaagttttttgtaattgcaataaatatcgAATCAGTATCACTTTTTCTGGCTACACGAACATGTAACAAGAGGAACCACGTGCCAGCACTCATACGCGTCAACGTGGtgcttttgttcgatcaggtaggctatgattcCCCATAATATGGATGCTACtggtattgacatgttttggcCAAAAAAATTAGCTGTCTTtacctgctgcttcatgagtagaaatcctctacatagagatgagcggaagttacatacatcgattcggcaacgctgtttgttttggtttacaacagctgccaacacttgctacaaagctagatgttcaaactttatgcgtgacttcgttgtggttcaagttgttttgtttacattttctaattatggtagaattttttttttcaattttttgttgaaatagcggagcaatcgaagaaatctgaaattcaatgcaaaagtgttacgctaatcatatcggcagaagtgaagcaagaagcagcaatggaagttttttcgacaagtgccgcaacaaaagtgtcgtcataagcatgagcttttgaaagcagaatctataaatttttatctttttactaaacatacatatgccgccaatatctcgatattaaaaataaattattttaatttattcagttccgattgcaataccgttcaaacgacgccttcctacgaacgataagcatgttcatttggctcacactttgacagttctctctgcacgattggcttacaatggccgcctccgcagatctctataaaggctcccccaaaccaaggcgacttttccggcgacacgattttttatcgccgcgatttttctcaacgactatagcgataaatgcgtcgcatcaaccatctacaccaacgcgaaaactagtcacaaacaaaacttagtcgccccgcgacagcgacgaaaactgtgcatgcagcgaccagcgccgcgacacaccggcgacaagtacaaaaatcgctgcactgtcgcttgtcgcctgcgacgacgtcgtcgcagtgtAGAAGGTCCCATTCAAATCAGTGCGCAGCGATTTCGCGACAAAAACATAGCGACAAAAAGTCGTGTCGCTGGAAAAgagtcgcgtcggtttgggggagccttaatgtaggattactaggtaATACTCctcaaaaggggggggggggggggggtggggggtcaTGGCGGATAGCTCATGGGGACCAACTCCCACGTCTTGGGGAGATGGTCCATCAGATGGTTTAAATCCGAGACAAATCGATGGATCGTACTAGCGTAAGTTTAAAAAcactataataaagaaaaaaactaCGGCGAACAGCATTTGCTGAGTGTTACACTAAAATAGAAAAGaatgtttgatttgaatttggaatGAGTATATTTCAGTGTAAAAGAAAAATGTAAAGCAATGAGTTTTCCGTGTATGTGATAGGAGTTAGTTGTGTAGAGTTTGAGGAAATTTGGCTCAGTGCGAGCGGAAACAGATAGGAAAGAGATAGAAGAGTAGGAAGAaggaaaattcaaaaagtaataaAAACGCGCCGTGTTCAGACGTGTTTCAGTTTGCTAAATAAATTTCGTTAATTTAATACAGTCTACTCGCTTTCccatccctgataaaaaatatcataaaaatacaataaattttattgttacaacatcattttttcggaaaatatttttattttattatttttagttttacaataaaaaatggtggtcgttatgtatcttaaccatacaattttgagaaaattttcatacattttttcgcgaaaaacagtagaatgtattgtgtttttatgagacatttttagggcatttttcaaaagaaaacaatataggtggggctggctcaccgtcacttccggtccgctttagtgctttatgcaggccaggtgttgttctagtttttccaactgtattgtaaagcatgagcggtgatccttggctaTCGGACGGCATGGTTAATGAAAATGCGAGAACTGGTATAATTCTAGGAGGCCAGGGAACCGGTTCAGGGACCACTTGTGGGACAATGTTCTCTTCAgtagctggtttgataactggaaaattatccatgaaattcAACGAATTATGATGCGCCACATGGTAGGGTCATATAAATTCAGGGAATTGGTCACATTTCCGGGGCCTCGGGAATCGGTTTCAGGACCACTGTTGGGCAGTAGCGGGCAgaagattttgttaatttattgttCGACCGAGATGTAATtacaaaattcctgtagaatagaGGTACAGTTAGATATTATAACATGTATAGGTTTGATAATCTTACTATGGTGCTTGCTACCACTCAACTTATGTTCGTCGAATTCAAATTTGTAGTCCTCGTATTGTCTAGTCTGTTAAGAATTGCAGTTAATATCGAAATCCTCATGTCTTTATCGGTTTGTTCGCTCACCTATACTATCAGTAGTCAGACTCGTATGCGCTGTCCTGCTTTAATTAAACCAATTCTATGGCTCACACTAAGGACTAAGGAATATGTAGATTAGCATTATTGGCACGTCTtaaatcacagcaaacttacccAACAAGTTAAGGAATGTGTATATAATAATAATGTTTGTGTAATTCAACAAATTCAGACAAAAGAAATCATTAACTATAAGTAAACAATAATAATTAGGGTTAAGTTTCTGTGCACTTCATGAGGAATTATTCGCTTACTTTTAGATATAGAATCCGAAAACTAGAATATTTGTTATGTCGAATTCAATAAACTTAGTATAAATATTTAACTAGAAAACTCATATAAACCAAACAAATTAATTTGAGGAGATATATTCCGAGCGTTTGCACTTTAGCAGTCTTCGCGTGATTTGCATATTCGATTGTTTTGCAGCACTCTAGGATATCGTTCGCTGTCGAAGGTACAGAGCCTGTCAGTGTCAGACGTCGTTGACGGCAATGGGGCACGAAGAGTTCGACGGGCTGTTAGACGTAGCGCAGTTAACACTCTCCCCCGGAATGCgcttctggattccctgaagcgTATTATGACAAACGCCTACGTCAAGAACGGCGATTTTGACCGCTGGCCGCTCGTAAATCCCGGTAGAAGTCTGGATCGTAGCGCTTCGTACTTGTCCATCACTCCCTCGTTTGCTGCCAATGACCCTTCCTTTAGGCCAAGTGTTGCGGGGTAATTTGGGGTCCACTAAAATGACGATGTCACCAATTTCCACTGGTTTCACTTTTTCAAACCATTTGGTCCGTCGAGTGATTAGTGGCAAATAATCTCGAACCCACTGTTTCCAAAACTGATTCGCCATGGTTTGGGAAAGCTGCCAACAGTTTTTCAACACTGAAGAGGTGTCGTCGAACGCAACCCATGATCGTAAACCATTGCTTGAACCCAGCAAAAAATGGTTGGGGGTTAACACCGGTGATTGATCGTCGTCGATAGGAATGTTAGTTAGCGGACGAGAGTTAATAACGTTTTCCACTTCAGCCAACATATTTTCAAGAACCTCCATAGATACGCTTCGGTGTGATTGCAGCTTTGCAAGGTTTTGCTTAACACTGCGAACAAGGCGCTCCCACGCTCCGCCCATATGCGGTGACGCAGGAGGGATGAACGTCCAAGTTGTATACGGTGTAGTGAACTCTGTCGCGAGCCGCTCGTGGTCGATGTTCTCGACTGCCACCCTAAGTTCTTTACTTGCTCCTATAAAATTCGTGCCTCTGTCACTGTATATGACTGCTGGAACACCTCTCCTTGCCGTTACATTCCTAAGCGCCATAATGCATGAACCAGTAGTTAAGGAATGTACGATCTGGAGATGGATGGCACGTACAGTAAGGCAAGTCGCCAGTAGAACCCATCGTTTTTCCTGACGCCGTCCGACGCTAACTATTAATGGCCCAAAATAATCAACGCCCATGTGTGTGAAGGGGCGAGCATAAGCATCTAGGCGGGACAGGGGCAAATCACTCATTAGGGGTGCTTGTGGTTTAGCACGCTCGTTTTTGCACAGCTGACAGTCCTTCCGAATCCtgttgtatgttgctttcaaGCGAGGGATGCTGTATCGTTGTCGTAGCTCGTTGACAACCGTATTGTGATTTTGATGATGGTACTTACCATGGTAATGGGCCACGATAAGTTTGGTAATTTGATTTTGCCTTGGGAGGATTATTGGATTCACTGCATCTGTGTCGATATATTTGCATGCGATGGTTCTACCACGCACGCGTAATACACGGTGTTCATCCATAAACGGACAAAGTCGGTATATACGGCTATTCCTTGGAATTGTGGTTTTCTTGTTACCGGACATTCCTACATCCGATAACACTGCTACTTCATCGGCGTATGTACTACCTTGGGCTACCCGGTACAGATAATTTGCAGCTGCATTCAGTTCCGATTGTGTCAGGACTCCCGTATTTTTGTGTTCTGGTGTTGGTGCTCTCAAGTTTCTAATGAAGCGAAACACGAACGCTGTTCTACGCAGTAGTGATGTCCACTGGGAAAATTTCATTGGGTCGATGATTGGTGTTGGCATCAGCATATGTACAAGCAGATGCGGGCGCAGTTCTGCTTTAGTTTCTTCTTTGGTATGCTGCTTTAAAGGCCATTCGGTagcagatttcttcaaaaattccggtCCATTGAACCAGCGGCTGGTCCTAGACATATCGGGAACCCGTTTCCATTTCGTTCCTTCGTCAGCAACATTTTCTTTGGTCGGTAGCCACTGCCATTCGTTCACTTCCGTAGCTTCAAGTATCTCACTGATCCTGAAGGCTACAAACTGACTATATCGGCGATGATCCGATTTTATCCAACTAATGACGTCACTAGAGTCAGTCCAGAAAAATCGTCGATTAACTTTGATTGAGAGAGACTGCTGTATACTAGTCGCTAAACGAACTCCTATAACGCTAGCTGGAAGCTCAGACCGTGGGATCGACAGAAATTTTAGCGGCGCTACACGAGTTTTAGAAGCCACTAAAGCTGTTTCGATCCTATCTCCTTCGTGAAACCTCAGATATACAACAGCAGCGAATCCCTTTTCACTTGCATCGACAAATATGTGCATCTGGATATCATTGGAGCTTTCAACTGATGTAGCTGTCCTGTAGCATCGAGGAACTTCCACCATTGCCACTTCAGGAAGGACTTTCAACCACTGTAACCACAGCTCAAATTGGGTTTGTTCGATTGGATCGTCCCAAGTGATCGATGTTCTccaaatttcttgcaaaattgtTTTTAGAAACATCAAAAAATGTCCGATCAAACCTAGCGGATCGAAAATCATCATCAACGTTCTAAGCACCTCCCGCTTTGTTGGACGGCGGCTACCGGAAATCAAGTCAGGATCGTACCGCGGAGATATTTTGAACGTGAAGCAGTCTGAGGACGTATTCCACCACATTCCAAGAACTTTTTCGGTGCCGACTCCTTCAGCCATGTTGAATTCCTTTTCGATGATCTGCTGCTCGTTCATTGCAGCCAACACCTCAGGGCAGTTTGAAATCCAGTTACGCATATCAAAACCAGCCTCGGCGTGAATGTTTTTCACGGTGCATGCTAATTCCGTAGCCTCTTGCTTCGTTTCAACGCTAGAAAGCATGTCATCAACGTAATGTTGTTTGACAATAGCATTTACGGCGGCGGGATGCTCTTCTTCGTACCTTTGCGCATTTACGTTCTTAACATATTGCGCAATGCTAGGCGCACATGACACGCCAAATGGTAGCACCCGCATGGCGTAGATGCTTGGTTCAGTGTCCTGTTCGTTTTCTTTCCAGAAAAAACATAGTTGGGGATTTCCTTTCAAACGTATTTGCAGGTACATTTCCCTGATATCGCCACATATTCCGATCCGAAATTCCCGAAATTGAATAAGGACCGTCAGAAGCGATGACAACAAGTCGGGTCCTTTTAGTAACAACGAATTAAGTGAAATGCCGTTTGCTTTAGCGGCCGCATCCCACACAATCCTAACTTTACCAGGTTTGTTAGGATTCAACACCGGAAATATTGGCAAATACCATTTCTTTTGATGGTGTTCGTTTAATTCGCAATCTGTCACTTTACAAATGTAGCCTTTGGACAAATAGTCTGCGATCTTTGATCTCATTGTTTCTGAGAAATTAGGATCTCGCTCCATACGCCTATCAAGGCATAACCACCTTCGGTACGCCATGTGCTTGCTCTCTGGAAAACGAATGTGATCGTATCTCCAGAGAAGTTCCGTTTCGTAGCGACCCTCTATTAGCTGAGTTCCTTTTTCAAGAAGATCAAAGGCGCGTTGTTCATCTATCGACCGTAAAGCTTCCTCGGACTTATAAATCCCGAGAGTTTCGATGGCAAAGTAGTGTTTCATTTCTTTATGAAGGGCATCCTCGGTTTCGTTGTTACATTCACACAGAGTTATGGTGTGGACGTTGACGTGGCTGAGCTCCGAGCTTGTTTGAGAGTAGCTTCCGTAGAGTATCCATCCTAAACGCGTTTTAACAGCAATTGGCTGACTTGGCTTTCCCTCACGACTTTTCATAACATGACCTAGCTCAGCGTGGTCAAGGCCAATCAGTATTCTGGGACTAACATCATTGTAGGATGCTACTGGCAATCCTTGGAGATAGTCGAACTGCTGCTGCAAGTCGGAGAAAACTAATGTTTGGGGTCGAAGTTGTAGGCCATGAATAGTGTGTATCTTATCCATCTTGTATTTTCGGGCATCCTGTCCTACGCCTGAAATTTCTACGTCGACTAGTTGAGATTCATCCTCCACTCTCTTGGTTCCTCCGGTCCACTTTAGGCATAGCGATGATCGTGTACCAGTGATACCTAATTCTTCAGCCAAACTCGCTTCCATGAGCGTTAGCTCAGACCCGTCGTCAATGAATGCATACGTCTGCACTGACTTCTCTGGCCCATGCAGTACAATAGGAACAATCCTAAACAGGACACCACTGGTTTGTGTTTGATGAACATTGCAGTTTCCAGTATCGTTAATTGAACCTTCGGTAGTGGAGCTAGACATCGTTTGCTTCTCACTATGCAACATGGGGTGATGCAGAAAGGTGCAGCCGTGCACACCGCAAGGTTTCTGCTGTCTACATGATCCGTTGTGCTTCCGCAAGCATTTGCGACAAATTCTCCCTACACGCACTACATCCCATTTTGCGTCGATGCTGAGTTGTGAGAAGCGGGGACATTTGGCTATTGACGAACAACTACCTTTGCAAGCGACGCATTCTGTCATGTGTACTGAAGATGTTGCATGCGCTTCTCCTTGCTCTTTTTCTTGCATCTCACTGGACTCACTTTCGGAATGGACGTTAATGAACCCGTCGCTTTTAGTCCATCGATTTTTTGACGCTCCTGTTGATGTTTGCATGACCGTAGAAGCATCTTCAGCGATTGCATACAACCAGTGACTGAAGTCCACTAAATTCGGGGCTGGATTGTTTCTGGAGTACCTGGCCCAATCCAGTTTCAAAACGGGTGGGAGACGATCAATCAACTCATATTTTAAGGCCGCATTATAGATGAAGTCATCGACGCCACAAGCTTCGATGGTCGCGACGAGATTTTCAATTGTCAACGCAAAATTGACTAGAGTGTCAAATTTCTCAACTTGAGGTGGTGGTAAAGAACGTATCTTCCTGATCGACGCTTGAACGATAGCTTCAGGCCTACCGTATAACATTCTTAATGTAGCGATGACACTGGAGACATTAGATGGATGTAGCAGACGGCATCTAACGGCTTCCAAGGCTTTTCCTTTCAAGCACTTTCTCAATCTCAGCatattttcctcatttgaaaagcCGCACATTTGCGTGGAGGTATTATACATTGAGAAAAATAAAGGCCAATCCTCAGGGTTCCCGTTGAACTCAGGTAACTCTTTCGATACAGCTTGACGTGCTGCTAATTGGCTGCGGTTCAGGATATACGCGTTGTCCTCGGATGCATTCGACTCCTGACATACGGAAGATGGATTTCGTGTGCCCCTTGGTCTTCCAAACTGTTGATTGCCTAGCTCAGATTGCGTCGTCACATGGTTCCGATTATGCATCTCCGACGTGAAAGGATGGCGAAACGACACTGCAGCCCGGAACGGTAGTGCTGTGCCGAACTGAGGTGCGGCTGTTTGGGAACCAGGAACTTGTAGTCTCGAAACCACGGGCGCAGAAGCAGACCCCTGATGAGAGCTTTCCCGCATCAACTCGAATCGATCATCTGGTGCTGTCACCGGTGCTGTATGGAGCTGGGAGTTTAGAGCCAACGTGCTGTGCTGCCGCAGGTTACTTCGATGGGGATCTTGTTGACGTGTTGCCATGGATGGTGCAACTGTTTCCCGCGGAGTAGATCGTAGGTTGGGAACAAAACTCTGCTGTGCCGTATGCTGCCCTCGCTGGGTTAACATGTTCGTTGGATCAGCTGCCTGCCTCTGATTACTAGGCTGACTAATGTttgttttatatccttcaaaagaagaatattaaagatgttaacagtccaaggcttgtgcagtatctgctgtgtggtccaatgaccacccgtatttatactaccttaggtagacatcatgaatcatacctagatatttaggtactgtaatgaatggtatttcatgtaggtagatatcgtgtgcgcacaaccattaggtagacactacagtcctctcccctttagaaaacttcaaaaaaaataacattattcACCAAAATAATGATGACACAAATTAACTGACGAGTCCGTCACTTTCAAAGAACATATCTGTTCGttaacaaaactacaaaaacaaaaagacgatttCGCTATTCCAACAtcggcaactttaccaaaaaatacaaataacacaaatccattcaccaaaacataacatatgacaattccgccacaaaagaacaatttcgttcaccacaaaaaataacatttcgttattaccaaaacaaaaagacaatttcgtcaatgcaacatTGGCCAAAAAGAACATtttgttcacaacataatggcaattctactataaaagaacaattccgttctccacaaaaataacaatttgttattacaacaacctgaaaaccaaaagaaaataatttcggaataactcaaaagaaattacacgttccttgatcctcgtcgccacttttatatccttcaaaagaagaatattaaagatgttaacagtccaaggcttgtgcagtatctgctgtgtggtccaatgaccacccgtatttatactaccttaggtagacatcatgaatcatacctagatatttaggtactgtaatgaatggtatttcatgtaggtagatatcgtgtgcgcacaaccattaggtagacactacagtttGCTCTCGCTTTACTTGAGAATAATTCGCGATGAAGACCTTCTTCAACTAGCCCGGAATCACAGTCTTCGCCGCAGTTCTCTGTATCCCGCAACCAACCTTGCACTTTGTACAAATGTTCGCTTCCCAAAATTTCTTCGCTGGTCACTGTTATGTTATCATCATCTGCTGCATCCAATAGTCGATacttttctttcagatatttttgttctatttgcttcatttcctccagcatttgtaacTGCCTATCCAGTTTTCGCTGTTCGCTGCGTTTGCTGCTTGTCTGGCTAATGGTTTTCTTCGAGTTTGGAGGATTTGAGAGTGGTGCTCGTTGTGATGTTTCAGAGTGGTCGTCTCTTGGAGCGTCTTCCAAGCGCGGTAGATTGATTTCGTTTTCCGAACACATTGGACAGCTCCAACTCTGATTAGCGATTCCACCAGTTACttccacacatgcaaaatggtaccATAAATCGCAGCTGTCACATTGTACCATTTTGCTATtatcacggtcgttgcacatctCGCAGTGACTAAACCGAGTCACCCTCACGCGAATAGTTGCATTTGGAGGTTTAGCACTGAAGCAGCCTCCCTGGAGTTGACGGTCGCAGTCTATTACTCCGGCTTCACCCAACGATGCTCGGTCCTTCAGCCTGTTGCTCTTTATGTGAGCAGCGTTAATGTCATGAGGAAGATCATTTACCTGAGCGCTCGACGGAAGAGCCACTTGCTGTGCAGCTGTTGCACTCGTCGTGCCTAGTACCGACGTCACCTCAATCGCTTTCGCTCCGCTAACTGCATTTTCCACGATAGTGAGATTGGTGATTCCGGTGACTACAGCAGCATCTGTAGTTGGATTTGCCGACGCTACATCACTCTTGCTTGCGGCAGCCTCATCTAGCTTCGATCCGGACGTAGGAGTTCTGTTAGACATCGTCTCTAATTGGTCGCATAGAATTTTGTAAAATGTTGGGCAGTAGCGGGCAgaagattttgttaatttattgttCGACCGAGATGTAATtacaaaattcctgtagaatagaGGTACAGTTAGATATTATAACATGTATAGGTTTGATAATCTTACTATGGTGCTTGCTACCACTCAACTTATGTTCGTCGAATTCAAATTTGTAGTCCTCGTATTGTCTAGTCTGTTAAGAATTGCAGTTAATATCGAAATCCTCATGTCTTTATCGGTTTGTTCGCTCACCTATACTATCAGTAGTCAGACTCGTATGCGCTGTCCTGCTTTAATTAAACCAATTCTATGGCTCACACTAAGGACTAAGGAATATGTAGATTAGCATTATTGGCACGTCTtaaatcacagcaaacttacccAACAAGTTAAGGAATGTGTATATAATAATAATGTTTGTGTAATTCAACAAATTCAGACAAAAGAAATCATTAACTATAAGTAAACAATAATAATTAGGGTTAAGTTTCTGTGCACTTCATGAGGAATTATTCGCTTACTTTTAGATATAGAATCCGAAAACTAGAATATTTGTTATGTCGAATTCAATAAACTTGATATAAATATTTAACT includes:
- the LOC134285359 gene encoding uncharacterized protein LOC134285359 isoform X1; amino-acid sequence: MLTQRGQHTAQQSFVPNLRSTPRETVAPSMATRQQDPHRSNLRQHSTLALNSQLHTAPVTAPDDRFELMRESSHQGSASAPVVSRLQVPGSQTAAPQFGTALPFRAAVSFRHPFTSEMHNRNHVTTQSELGNQQFGRPRGTRNPSSVCQESNASEDNAYILNRSQLAARQAVSKELPEFNGNPEDWPLFFSMYNTSTQMCGFSNEENMLRLRKCLKGKALEAVRCRLLHPSNVSSVIATLRMLYGRPEAIVQASIRKIRSLPPPQVEKFDTLVNFALTIENLVATIEACGVDDFIYNAALKYELIDRLPPVLKLDWARYSRNNPAPNLVDFSHWLYAIAEDASTVMQTSTGASKNRWTKSDGFINVHSESESSEMQEKEQGEAHATSSVHMTECVACKGSCSSIAKCPRFSQLSIDAKWDVVRVGRICRKCLRKHNGSCRQQKPCGVHGCTFLHHPMLHSEKQTMSSSTTEGSINDTGNCNVHQTQTSGVLFRIVPIVLHGPEKSVQTYAFIDDGSELTLMEASLAEELGITGTRSSLCLKWTGGTKRVEDESQLVDVEISGVGQDARKYKMDKIHTIHGLQLRPQTLVFSDLQQQFDYLQGLPVASYNDVSPRILIGLDHAELGHVMKSREGKPSQPIAVKTRLGWILYGSYSQTSSELSHVNVHTITLCECNNETEDALHKEMKHYFAIETLGIYKSEEALRSIDEQRAFDLLEKGTQLIEGRYETELLWRYDHIRFPESKHMAYRRWLCLDRRMERDPNFSETMRSKIADYLSKGYICKVTDCELNEHHQKKWYLPIFPVLNPNKPGKVRIVWDAAAKANGISLNSLLLKGPDLLSSLLTVLIQFREFRIGICGDIREMYLQIRLKGNPQLCFFWKENEQDTEPSIYAMRVLPFGVSCAPSIAQYVKNVNAQRYEEEHPAAVNAIVKQHYVDDMLSSVETKQEATELACTVKNIHAEAGFDMRNWISNCPEVLAAMNEQQIIEKEFNMAEGVGTEKVLGMWWNTSSDCFTFKISPRYDPDLISGSRRPTKREVLRTLMMIFDPLGLIGHFLMFLKTILQEIWRTSITWDDPIEQTQFELWLQWLKVLPEVAMVEVPRCYRTATSVESSNDIQMHIFVDASEKGFAAVVYLRFHEGDRIETALVASKTRVAPLKFLSIPRSELPASVIGVRLATSIQQSLSIKVNRRFFWTDSSDVISWIKSDHRRYSQFVAFRISEILEATEVNEWQWLPTKENVADEGTKWKRVPDMSRTSRWFNGPEFLKKSATEWPLKQHTKEETKAELRPHLLVHMLMPTPIIDPMKFSQWTSLLRRTAFVFRFIRNLRAPTPEHKNTGVLTQSELNAAANYLYRVAQGSTYADEVAVLSDVGMSGNKKTTIPRNSRIYRLCPFMDEHRVLRVRGRTIACKYIDTDAVNPIILPRQNQITKLIVAHYHGKYHHQNHNTVVNELRQRYSIPRLKATYNRIRKDCQLCKNERAKPQAPLMSDLPLSRLDAYARPFTHMGVDYFGPLIVSVGRRQEKRWVLLATCLTVRAIHLQIVHSLTTGSCIMALRNVTARRGVPAVIYSDRGTNFIGASKELRVAVENIDHERLATEFTTPYTTWTFIPPASPHMGGAWERLVRSVKQNLAKLQSHRSVSMEVLENMLAEVENVINSRPLTNIPIDDDQSPVLTPNHFLLGSSNGLRSWVAFDDTSSVLKNCWQLSQTMANQFWKQWVRDYLPLITRRTKWFEKVKPVEIGDIVILVDPKLPRNTWPKGRVIGSKRGSDGQVRSATIQTSTGIYERPAVKIAVLDVGVCHNTLQGIQKRIPGESVNCATSNSPSNSSCPIAVNDV
- the LOC134285359 gene encoding uncharacterized protein LOC134285359 isoform X2; this translates as MSNRTPTSGSKLDEAAASKSDVASANPTTDAAVVTGITNLTIVENAVSGAKAIEVTSVLGTTSATAAQQVALPSSAQVNDLPHDINAAHIKSNRLKDRASLGEAGVIDCDRQLQGGCFSAKPPNATIRVRVTRFSHCEMCNDRDNSKMVQCDSCDLWYHFACVEVTGGIANQSWSCPMCSENEINLPRLEDAPRDDHSETSQRAPLSNPPNSKKTISQTSSKRSEQRKLDRQLQMLEEMKQIEQKYLKEKYRLLDAADDDNITVTSEEILGSEHLYKVQGWLRDTENCGEDCDSGLVEEGLHRELFSSKARANCSVYLMVVRTRYLPT